In Cellulomonas sp. Y8, the genomic stretch GCGGCGCTCTTCTCGGAGTCGTGGGCCTGGGGCCAGATCTGGGTGTTCTGGGTCGCGCCGCTGGTCGGTGCCGCGCTCGCAGCGCTCCTGTACCGCGCGTTCGCGACCGCCCCGGCGGACGACGACGTGCTCGACGAGGACCTGGAGATCGACGAGGTCGAGGTCGAGGTGCAGCCGGCGCGCTGACGCCTGCACGCGCCCGCGCAGGGCGGCGATCCCGGACGGGGTCGCCGCCCTGCGTCGTCCCCGGGGCCCGCCCCCGCGCGGCTCGCTCCCCGGTCCGGTGGTTCCCGCCGGGTTCGGCGGCTCTCGCCGGGTGCGGGGGCCGGAGGCACCGAACCGGGGTGCCCGGCGCCGCGCGGCACCGGGCCGCGGGGTCAGAGCGAGGGCACGACCTGCGACAGCACGCCGATCGCCAGGGCGAGCCCCGCGAGCACGGTCACGTCCACGGCGCGCCGCCGCACGACGAGCGACGCCGGCGACTTCCGCACGACCGCCCGGACCACGGCGCAGCAGGCGAGGAAGCAGGCCAGCGCGAGGGCGCCGGTCGGGGTGCCGGCCGCGAGCGAGAGGGCGACGCAGAACAGCACCGCGCCGGCGATCACCCACAGCGACCAGTTCCGGTCGGCCGCCAGGGACGCGCGCGCGATCGCGCGCGGGTCGAGCGGCTCGCCGTCGGGACCGAACCGCTCGTCCTCGGGGGACGGCCGGTCGACGGGCGGGGTGAGCGGCGCGGGCGGGTCGGCGGCGGGCGCGGGCGCGGTCCGGGCGGCGGGCGTCACGGCACCGTCGTGGCTCACGCGCGTCTCCCTCCCGCGGCGCGCGAGGAGCCGCGCGCCGTCACCGCCGAGGCTACCGCGCCCTGCCCGCAGGCCCGGCGCGGCCCGCGTCGCCGCAGGCTACGGTGGCCGGGTGCCTGAAGCCGGTCCCGCCGCCGCCCGCCCCGACCACGGCTCCGGGACGCCCGGCCCGCCGCGCTCGGTCGTGGTGGTGGGCGCCGGCATCGCGGGCGCCCGGACGGTGCTCGAGCTGCGCGCCCAGGGCTTCGACGGCCGGGTGACGCTGCTCGGCGCCGAGGGGGTCGCCCCGTACGACCGGCCGCCGCTCTCCAAGCACCTGTTCGACCGGCCCGCGCCCGCGTGGCTCGCCGACGAGCTCGGCGCCGACGCGCTCGCCGCCGCCGACGACGTCCGGCTGTCCGCACCCGCGACGAGCCTCGCGGTCGACGACGACGGCGTCCGGGTCGGCACCGCGGCGGGCGACGTGGCCGCCGACGCGGTGGTCGTGGCCACCGGGGCCGCCGCCGTCCGGCCGCCCGGGTGGGAGCACGCGGTGACGCTGCACACCGCGGCGGACGCCGAGCGGCTTCGCGCCGCGCTCGGGTTCCCGCACGGGCTCGCCGCGGCCGGCGGCCCGACCACGGGTGGCCCGGCGACCGGCGGCCCGGACGAGGGAGGCCCCGGCGCGACCGCCGCGGACCCCGCCACCGCCCGGCGGCTCGTGGTCGTCGGCGCGGGCTGGGTCGGTGCCGAGGTGGCGACCGTCGCCGCCGCGGCCGGGGTGCACGTGACCGTCGTCGAGGCCCGCGAGGCGCCGCTGATGACCGCGCTCGGCGCGGAGGTCGGCGCGCTGACGGCGCCGTGGTTCGCCCGAGCGGGCGTGCGGCTGCGGACCGGGGTGCCGGTCGCCGCGGTCGAGCCCGGCGCGGTGCGGCTGGCCGACGGGACGGTGCTGCCCGCGGACGTGGTGCTCGCCGCGATCGGCGCGCGCCCGGCGACGGGCTGGCTGGCGGGCGCGCTCCCGCTCGAGCCCGACGGGTCGGTGGCCGTCGACGAGCGGCACGCCCCGGTCGGCGGCTCGTGGCGGGTGCGGGTGGTCGGCGATTCGGCCCGGCGCCGGTCCGCCCGGCACGGCTGGGTGCCGGGCGGGCACTGGGACGCCGCGCTGCGCGGCCCGGCCGTCGCAGTCGCCGGGATCCTCGGCCGGGACGCCGCCGAGTCGGACCTCGCCCCGTACGTGTTCTCGACGCAGCTGGGGCACGAGCTCGCGCTCTACGGGCTGCCGGGCGCCGGGGACGACGTGGTGCTGCGCGGCGACCCCGCCGGCGACGACGGCTGGACCGCGCTGTGGTTCGCCCCGGGTGGCCCCGAGGGGACCGGCACGCTGACGGCGGTGTTCGCGGTCGACCGGCCCCGGGACGTGGGGGCCGCGCGCCGGCTGCTGGCGGGCGCCGCGCTCCCGGTGCTCGACCGGGCGCGAGCGGCCGACCCCGCGGTGCCGCTGGCCAAGGCCCTCGCGGGCTGAGGCCCGGCGGGCCCCGCCGACGCTGTCCCCGGGCTCCCGTCTCCCGCGGTGCCCCCGCTACGGACCGGTGGTCTCCGTGACCTGCGGGGACGGCTCCTGGGACGCGCCCTCGGTGGGCGACTCCGTCGGCGACACGCTCGGCGAGGCGGACGCCTCGGCCTCCGCGGCGAGCTGCGTGCTCACCTCCTCGATGAACGCGAGCAGCGCGTCCGCGTCGCCGAGGTCGCCGGTGTACTGCTGCCCACCGACCAGCACGACCGGGCTCGTGGTGACGCTGCCGACGTCGTACGGCACGGAGCCGGCCGCGCGGGTGGTCGCGTCCTGGGCCCAGTCGGTGAAGTCGCCGTTCGTCACGCAGTCCGCGACGGCCGTGTCGGTCACGCCGGCGTTCTGCACGAGCGCGACCAGGTCGTCGTCGGCGAGGCCGTCCTCGTCGAGGTCGGGCTGCGCGGCGAGCAGGGCGTCGTGCACGGCGAGCGCGCTGTCCGGGGTGGTGTCGGCCACGCACGCCAGCGCCCCGGCGGCGCGGGCGGAGTAGTCGCCCGTGGTCTGCATGGTGCCGAGCAGCGAGTCGTCGGCGGCCGCGGTCGCGGACGGTGCCGGGGACGCCGTCGCGGAGGGCGACGGCGAGGCGCCCGTGCCCGTGCGCACCGCCGCCCCGTCGAGCAGCGCCAGCGGGTGGATCTCCAGCGTCGCGTACCCCGCGGTCACCCACTGCTCGACCGACGCCGAGTTCGCCGCCCAGAACGTCTCGGCCTCGGGCGACCGGTAGTCGAGGTAGAGGACCAGGTCGAGCACGCCGCTGCTCCGGTCCACCACCGTCGCGACCGGCGACGCCCCCGGGTCGAGCGCGCTCGTGCGGCTCGCCGCCACCGCGCTGCCGTCGCCGGTGAGCACGAGCCCGTCCGACAGCATGTTGTGCGGCCCGACCTGCCCGGCACGGACCGACGCCTGCACCGCGAGCGCCGCGACCACGCCCACCGCGACGACGGCCGTCCCCGTGCCGGCCCAGCCGAGCCGCCGGTTGCGCCGCCGGCGCAGCGCCTGGCGTTCGCGCTCGAGGCGCGCGAGCTCCCGGGCGAGCGCCTTGCGGTCCTTCTTGGGCAGCTTCTCCTGGGCCGGGGGTCGAGAGCTCATCGGTCGCTTCCTGTGCGGGGTCGGGCGTCGGGCGCGCCGCCGCACCGCGGCGCCGCGCCCACCAGCGCCGACGCTCCCGCCCGCACCTGCCGGGACGCTGGGCCGCACCTGGGCGCGCCCTGTGCGTCCCGCGCGCGGCCGCGCCCTCACGCCGCGCCGCCGCACCGGCCCGGCCCGGCCCCGCCGCCGCCGAGATCGGACCGTCCCGCCGAGGTAGGACCGTGGACGGCCCGATCTCGGCGAAGAGGTCCGATCTCGGCGCAGAGCAGACGAGCCGGGCCAGGAGCGAAGCGGCCGTCAGGCCCGGCGGAAGCGGAGGGTGACGAGCTGGAACGGCCGGAGGTCGAGCGCGACCGCCGCGCCCGCCGCCCCGGCCGCCCCAGCGGCCTCGTCGCCGGCCCCGGCCACCACGGCCCGCGGCTGGACCTCGCGCTCCAGCAGGTCCACCTCGGTCACCCCGGCGGCGTCGAAGCCCGCGGTCACGGTCGCCCGCGCCCGCCCGCCGTGCGCCTCGTACAGCCGGACGACCACGTCGCCCGAGCCGTCGTCCGCGAGCTTCACGGCCTCGACGACCGCCCCCGGCCCGTCGACGGTCACCAGGGGCGCGACGTCCCGGCCGCCGCGGACCTCGCGCACCGGCAGGTTCGCCCGGTACCCGTCGACGACCGCCTCGGGGATGCCCGCCCCGACGTGCAGCACGGACAGGAACCGGTGCCGGCCCTGGTCGGCCTCGGGGTCCGGGAACAGCGGGGCCCGCAGCAGCGACTGCCGGAGCACGGTGGCGGTGCCGCCGTCCTCGCCGACCACGCGCGTGACGTCGTGGCCGTAGGTCGCGTCGTTGGCGACCGAGACCCCGTACCCCGGCTCGCCGACGTGCAGCCAGCGGTGCGCGCAGATCTCGTACCGCGCCTCGTCCCAGGAGGTGTTGGTGTGCGTCGGCCGGTGCACGTGGCCGAACTGGGTCTCCGCCGCGGACCGGTCGGCGTGCACGTCGAGCCCGAACGCGAGCTTGAGCAACCGCTGCCGCTCGTGCCAGTCGACCTCGGTGACGATCTCGACCGCGCGGGTGCCGGGCCGGAAGGTCAGCTCCTGCACGATCGTGGAGTCGCCGACGGTGCGCGAGGTCCGGACGACGGCGCGGTCGGGCTTCTCGGCGACCACCTCGACCGAGTCCGCGTCGAGCAGGTCCTCGACCGTCCGCCGGTACTCGGCGTCGATGTCCCAGGCGTCCCACTGCCGGGGCACGTCGCGGTGCACCTGGAGCAGGTTGGCCAGGTGCCCGGGCGCGACGGCCTCCCGGTCGGCGGCCAGGTCGCGGACGGACGCGAGCTGGCCGCCCGGCGTGAGCCGCACGTCGAGCGCGTCGGTGCGCACCCGCAGCGCGTCGCCCTCGCGCAGCACCTCGACCGCCCCGGCCGCACCGACCGCCCCGGCCGGGCCGCCGACCGCGCCGTCGACCGCCACCGTCCCGCCCAGCGCCGGCACCCCGTCCCGCGCGTGCGGCGCCGCGTTCAGCCGCACCGTCCGGTCGCCGTCGCCGACCAGGGCCGCGAGCGCCGCGTCGATCAGCACGGTCGCCCGCGCCTCGACGTCGGCGTACGCCTCCTCCGCCTGCCGGTACACCCACCCGATCGACGACCCGGGCAGGATGTCGTGGAACTGGTGCAGCAGCACGACCCGCCACAGGGCGCGCAGCTCGTCCGCCGGGTAGGCGGCGCCGGCCCGGACCGCCGCCGTGGCGGCCCACAGCTCGGCCTCCCGCAGCAGGTGCTCGCTGCGCCGGTTGCCGCGCTTGGTCCGCGCCTGCGAGGTGTACGTCCCGCGGTGGTACTCGAGGTACATCTCCCCCGACCACGCCGCGGGCGGGCCCCCGGCGTCGGCGAGCTCGGCCTCGGCCCGCGCGAAGAACGCGTTCGGCGAGCCCAGCTCCACCTCGGGCAACCCGCCGAGCGACCGCGCCCGGTCGGCCGCCGCGAGCATCTCGCGCGTCGGCCCGCCGCCGCCGTCGCCCCAGCCGAACGGCACCAGAGACTCCGAGGCGACGTCCTTGTCCGCGAAGTTCCGCTCGGCGTGCGTGAGCTCCTTCGGCGACAGGTCGGAGTTGTAGGTGTCGATCGGCGGGAAGTGCGCGAGCACCCGCGACCCGTCGATGCCCTCCCAGTGGAAGGTGTGGTGCGGCATCCGGTTGGTGTCGTTCCAGGACAGCTTCTGCGACAGGAACCACCTCGAGCCCGCGGCCCGCACGATCTGCGGCAGCGCCCCGGTGTAGCCGAACGAGTCCGGCAGCCACACGTCCTGCGTCTCGACGCCGAGCTCGTCGAGGAAGTACCGCTTGCCCTCGACCATCTGCCGGGCGAGCGCCTCGCCGCCGGGCATGTTGGTGTCCGACTCGACCCACATGCCGCCGACGGGCACGAACTGGCCGGCGGCGACCTTCTCCTTGATCCGCCCGAACAGCTCCGGGTGCCGCTCCGCCACCCAGGCGTACTGCTGCGCCGACGAGCACGCGAACACGAAGTCCGGCCGCTCGTCCATCAGCGCGACGACGCTGGCGAACGTCCGCGAGCACTTCCGGACCGTCTCCCGCGCCGGCCACAGCCAGGCCGAGTCGATGTGCGCGTGCCCGGTCGCGAGCACCCGGTGCCCGCCCGGCGCGGCCGGCACGTCGAGCACGGGTCGCAGCACCGCCCGGCCCGCCGCGGCGGTCCCGGCGACGTCGGCCGGGTCGACCGCGTCCACGACCAGGTCCAGCGCGCGCACCACCCGGGCGTGCCGGGTCGAGGCCGGGTCGACGACCTCGACCAGCCCGAGCACCGCGAGCAGGTCCTGCCACAGCTCCCAGACCTCGACGTCCCGCAGCACCACCTCGGCGGAGCGCAGCGCGTACAGCGGGTCGGTGCCGGCGGTGAGCGGGTCGCCGAGCGGCGTCGGCCCGTACCAGGTGCTGCTGCCGACGTCCGGGTTGCCCGCGGCCTCGACGTAGACGTCGACCCGGTCCTCGGACCACGGCACCGCCTGGTTCCGCGGTGACAGCCCCTTGACGGCGACGCCGTCCGGTCGGAGCACCAGGCCCTCCGCCTGGAAGCCCGGTTGGGTCGTCGTGAACCCGAGGTCGATCGCGAGCTCGACCGCGTGCCGGCCGGCGCGCACCTCGTCGGAGCCGAGCCAGCCCGACGGCACGTCGCCGGTCATCCGGAACCACGTCGTGCTCCACGGCGCGCCCCACGGCGTCCCGGGCGGCGCCGCGGCGTACTCCTGCGCGACCGCCGTGCCGAACGGCACCGGCTCCCCCGGCGCGGTCCAGGCGGTGACGTCGAGCGGCGCGCGGCCGGCGACGACCGCCGGGGCGAGCCGCTCGTGCAGGAACCGCTGGACGCGCTGGACGACGGCGGCAGAGTGCTCGACGGGCATGGTGGACCTTCCTGACGGCGTGCGGTGATCGAGTCGAGAGGGCGGGGGCGGGCGTCAGCCCTTCACGGCCCCGGACATGGCGAACGAGCCCCCGGAGAACCGCTGCACCAGCAGGTACAGCACGAGCACGGGGACGGAGTAGAGGATCGAGAAGGCCGCGAGCCGGCCGTACGCGACCGTCCCGTAGGTGCCGAAGAAGCTGTAGATCGCGACGGCCGCCGGCTGGTTGTCGGGCGAGAACAGCAGCACGAACGGGACGAAGAAGTTCCCCCAGGCCTGCGTGAACACGAAGATGAACACCACGGCGATGCCCTGGCGCATGAGCGGGACGACGATCCGGCGCAGCGCGGTCATGGAGCCCGCGCCGTCGACCCAGGCGGCCTCTTCCAGGGACACCGGCACGGAGTCCATGAAGTTCTTGGTCATCCAGATCGCCATCGGCAGCGACGTCGCCGCGAGGAAGAAGATCGTGCCGGGCACCGAGTCGAGCAGCCCCAGGTACACGAACAGCGCGTAGACCGGGACCATCATCGCCGTGATCGGCAGGCAGGTGCCGAACAGGATCGAGTACAGGAACGGCTTGCGGAACCGCATCTGGTAGCGGGACAGCGGGTAGGCGGCGAGCACCGACGCCAGCACCGTGAGGACGCCGGTGCCGAGGGACAGCACGAGCGAGTTCCACAGCGGCCGGAAGGTGGCCTCCCAGGTGAGGATCTCGGTGAAGTTGTCCGTGGTGATCGACTCGGGCAGCTTGACCGACACGGTCGCGGCGGGGTCGAGCGACGCGAGGACGATCCACGCGAGCGGGACCAGGAACGCGATGCCGACCAGCACCAGGGCGAGCATGACCAGCAGCCGGCCGGTGCGGCGCCGGGGCGACGCGACGGACGGGACGTTGCGGCCGGCGCGCCGGCGGGCCGACGACGCGACCGGGGCGGTGGGGGCGGTGAGCGCGGCCATCAGTCCACCTCCGGCTTGAGCACGCGGATGTACACGATCGAGAACACGGCCCCGACCAGCAGCGTCACGGTCGCGATCGCCGTGCCGTAGCCGACCTGCGCGAACTTGAACGCCTCCTGGTAGGCCAGCACGGGCAGCGTCGAGGAGTCCGTGCCGGGCCCTCCTCCGGTCATCACCCAGATCAGGGTGAACACCGCGAGGGTCTGCAGGGTCGTGAGCATGAGGTTGGTCGAGATCGACCGGCGGATCATCGGCAGCGTGATCCGGAAGAACCGCTGCGGGCCGGTGGCGCCGTCGATCGCGGCCGCCTCCGTGACGTCCGGCGGGACCTCGGACAGCGCGGCGCCGTAGACCATCATCGAGAACGCGGTCCCGCGCCAGATGTTCGCCAGGATCACCGCGAGCATCGGCACCGAGATGAGCCAGGTCGGGCCCTCGAGCCCGAACCACCCGAGCACCTGGTTGAGCGTGCCGTCGGTGGAGAAGAACGCGTACAGCGCGAACGCCGCGACGATCTCCGGCAGCACCCAGGCCACGACGACCAGCGCCGACACCACCGCGCGCAGCGGCTTCGCGGCGGCCCGGAGCAGCAGAGCCAGCGCCATGCCGAGCACGTTCTGCCCGATGACCGCCGACGCCCCGACGAACACCACCGTCAGCACGACGGCCTTCCAGAAGCCGTCGTCGGTGAGCAGCTCGGCGTAGTTGTCCAGGCCCACGAACTCCGGGTTCGCCGCCTTGTAGCCGGTCAGCGCCTGGTTGGTCAGCGAGCCGTAGAACGACCACAGCACCGGGCCGGCCAGGAACACCAGCATGAGCGCGACCGCGGGCAGCAGCGGCAGCAGCCGCAGCGCGGTCCGGCCGGGCCGGCGGCGGGGGCGGCGGAACCCGCCCCCCGCCGCCGGCAGGGCCGGCGTGGCGGCCGTCATCAGCCGGCGGCCTGCGTCGCGTCGTCGCCGACGATGGAGACCAGCCCGTCGTCGTAGGTCGCCGCGGCCTCCTCGGCCGTGGCCTGCCCGGTCGCCACGGACTCCGCGGCCACCTGGATGTTGGACGAGATCTGCGAGTAGTCCGGGGTCGCCGGGCGGAAGTGCGTGTAGTCGACCAGCGAGCTGAAGAACTCGAACGACGGGTTGAAGCCCAGGTACTCCGGGTCCTCCGCGACGTCGGTGCGCACCGCGATCTGGCTGTTCTCGGTGTCGTACTTGAGCGAGTTCTCCTTGTTCAGCGCGGTGGCGATGAAGTCGAACGCCGCCTGCGGGTCGCCGGCGTGCGCGCCGACGGCGAGGGTCCAGCCGCCGGACATCGAGGTGAAGCCGGGCTCCTGCCCGTCCTGGGTCGGCATGGCGGCCATGCCCAGGGTGTCCTCCCACTCGGGCCAGGCGTTGTCGCCGGTGATCCAGCCGCCGGGCAGCCACGAGCCGTCGACCGCCATCGCGAGCTCGCCCTGCGGCAGCAGCTCGGTGGCGACGCGGGCGCCGACCGACGCGTCGAGCGCGATGTCCAGCGACGGCGCGAGGCCCTCGCCGTAGATCGTCTCGAGGAACGCCAGCGAGTCGGTGAAGCCCTGCGAGCCGGTGATCCACTTCTGGGTGTCGGCGTCGTAGAGCTCGTCGTCCGTGCCGTAGAGCAGCATCTCGAAGCCCTGCATCGTCGTGGCCTCACCGGCCGCCTTGCCGGCGTACACGTTGATCGGGGTGACGTCGGGCAGCTTCTCCTTGATCGTGCGCGCGGCGGAGAGGATGTCGTCCCAGCTCTCCGGCTGCCAGTCCGTCGGGAGACCGGCCTGCTCGAACAGGTCCTTGTTGTAGTAGAGCCCGCGCGTGTCGGTGCCCATCGAGACGCCGTAGACCTTGCCGTCGTCGCCGAGCCCGGCCTGCCGGGCGGTGTCCGGGAACTGGTCCCAGTCCTCCCACGCCTCGACGTACTCGTCGATCGGCTGCAGGTAGCCGGCCGCGGCGTCCGAGCGGATCTGGAAGGTGTCCTCGTAGATGACGTCCGGCGCGGTGTCCGCCGAGCCGTTCATCAGCGCGAGCTTGGTGAAGTACTGGTCCTGCTCGGCCTCGATCGGCACCAGGTCGACGGTCATGCCCTCGTTGGCGGCCTCGTACTCGGACTTGGCCTTCTGCAGCAGGTCGTCGA encodes the following:
- a CDS encoding DUF3017 domain-containing protein; the protein is MSHDGAVTPAARTAPAPAADPPAPLTPPVDRPSPEDERFGPDGEPLDPRAIARASLAADRNWSLWVIAGAVLFCVALSLAAGTPTGALALACFLACCAVVRAVVRKSPASLVVRRRAVDVTVLAGLALAIGVLSQVVPSL
- a CDS encoding FAD-dependent oxidoreductase; translated protein: MPEAGPAAARPDHGSGTPGPPRSVVVVGAGIAGARTVLELRAQGFDGRVTLLGAEGVAPYDRPPLSKHLFDRPAPAWLADELGADALAAADDVRLSAPATSLAVDDDGVRVGTAAGDVAADAVVVATGAAAVRPPGWEHAVTLHTAADAERLRAALGFPHGLAAAGGPTTGGPATGGPDEGGPGATAADPATARRLVVVGAGWVGAEVATVAAAAGVHVTVVEAREAPLMTALGAEVGALTAPWFARAGVRLRTGVPVAAVEPGAVRLADGTVLPADVVLAAIGARPATGWLAGALPLEPDGSVAVDERHAPVGGSWRVRVVGDSARRRSARHGWVPGGHWDAALRGPAVAVAGILGRDAAESDLAPYVFSTQLGHELALYGLPGAGDDVVLRGDPAGDDGWTALWFAPGGPEGTGTLTAVFAVDRPRDVGAARRLLAGAALPVLDRARAADPAVPLAKALAG
- a CDS encoding thioredoxin domain-containing protein, which produces MSSRPPAQEKLPKKDRKALARELARLERERQALRRRRNRRLGWAGTGTAVVAVGVVAALAVQASVRAGQVGPHNMLSDGLVLTGDGSAVAASRTSALDPGASPVATVVDRSSGVLDLVLYLDYRSPEAETFWAANSASVEQWVTAGYATLEIHPLALLDGAAVRTGTGASPSPSATASPAPSATAAADDSLLGTMQTTGDYSARAAGALACVADTTPDSALAVHDALLAAQPDLDEDGLADDDLVALVQNAGVTDTAVADCVTNGDFTDWAQDATTRAAGSVPYDVGSVTTSPVVLVGGQQYTGDLGDADALLAFIEEVSTQLAAEAEASASPSVSPTESPTEGASQEPSPQVTETTGP
- a CDS encoding glycoside hydrolase family 38 C-terminal domain-containing protein; amino-acid sequence: MPVEHSAAVVQRVQRFLHERLAPAVVAGRAPLDVTAWTAPGEPVPFGTAVAQEYAAAPPGTPWGAPWSTTWFRMTGDVPSGWLGSDEVRAGRHAVELAIDLGFTTTQPGFQAEGLVLRPDGVAVKGLSPRNQAVPWSEDRVDVYVEAAGNPDVGSSTWYGPTPLGDPLTAGTDPLYALRSAEVVLRDVEVWELWQDLLAVLGLVEVVDPASTRHARVVRALDLVVDAVDPADVAGTAAAGRAVLRPVLDVPAAPGGHRVLATGHAHIDSAWLWPARETVRKCSRTFASVVALMDERPDFVFACSSAQQYAWVAERHPELFGRIKEKVAAGQFVPVGGMWVESDTNMPGGEALARQMVEGKRYFLDELGVETQDVWLPDSFGYTGALPQIVRAAGSRWFLSQKLSWNDTNRMPHHTFHWEGIDGSRVLAHFPPIDTYNSDLSPKELTHAERNFADKDVASESLVPFGWGDGGGGPTREMLAAADRARSLGGLPEVELGSPNAFFARAEAELADAGGPPAAWSGEMYLEYHRGTYTSQARTKRGNRRSEHLLREAELWAATAAVRAGAAYPADELRALWRVVLLHQFHDILPGSSIGWVYRQAEEAYADVEARATVLIDAALAALVGDGDRTVRLNAAPHARDGVPALGGTVAVDGAVGGPAGAVGAAGAVEVLREGDALRVRTDALDVRLTPGGQLASVRDLAADREAVAPGHLANLLQVHRDVPRQWDAWDIDAEYRRTVEDLLDADSVEVVAEKPDRAVVRTSRTVGDSTIVQELTFRPGTRAVEIVTEVDWHERQRLLKLAFGLDVHADRSAAETQFGHVHRPTHTNTSWDEARYEICAHRWLHVGEPGYGVSVANDATYGHDVTRVVGEDGGTATVLRQSLLRAPLFPDPEADQGRHRFLSVLHVGAGIPEAVVDGYRANLPVREVRGGRDVAPLVTVDGPGAVVEAVKLADDGSGDVVVRLYEAHGGRARATVTAGFDAAGVTEVDLLEREVQPRAVVAGAGDEAAGAAGAAGAAVALDLRPFQLVTLRFRRA
- a CDS encoding carbohydrate ABC transporter permease; the encoded protein is MAALTAPTAPVASSARRRAGRNVPSVASPRRRTGRLLVMLALVLVGIAFLVPLAWIVLASLDPAATVSVKLPESITTDNFTEILTWEATFRPLWNSLVLSLGTGVLTVLASVLAAYPLSRYQMRFRKPFLYSILFGTCLPITAMMVPVYALFVYLGLLDSVPGTIFFLAATSLPMAIWMTKNFMDSVPVSLEEAAWVDGAGSMTALRRIVVPLMRQGIAVVFIFVFTQAWGNFFVPFVLLFSPDNQPAAVAIYSFFGTYGTVAYGRLAAFSILYSVPVLVLYLLVQRFSGGSFAMSGAVKG
- a CDS encoding carbohydrate ABC transporter permease; this encodes MTAATPALPAAGGGFRRPRRRPGRTALRLLPLLPAVALMLVFLAGPVLWSFYGSLTNQALTGYKAANPEFVGLDNYAELLTDDGFWKAVVLTVVFVGASAVIGQNVLGMALALLLRAAAKPLRAVVSALVVVAWVLPEIVAAFALYAFFSTDGTLNQVLGWFGLEGPTWLISVPMLAVILANIWRGTAFSMMVYGAALSEVPPDVTEAAAIDGATGPQRFFRITLPMIRRSISTNLMLTTLQTLAVFTLIWVMTGGGPGTDSSTLPVLAYQEAFKFAQVGYGTAIATVTLLVGAVFSIVYIRVLKPEVD
- a CDS encoding extracellular solute-binding protein, whose amino-acid sequence is MRLQRTVIATGAVVALGLTAACSSGGGDSAADDSTITVAYQKTAQFVQLDDLLQKAKSEYEAANEGMTVDLVPIEAEQDQYFTKLALMNGSADTAPDVIYEDTFQIRSDAAAGYLQPIDEYVEAWEDWDQFPDTARQAGLGDDGKVYGVSMGTDTRGLYYNKDLFEQAGLPTDWQPESWDDILSAARTIKEKLPDVTPINVYAGKAAGEATTMQGFEMLLYGTDDELYDADTQKWITGSQGFTDSLAFLETIYGEGLAPSLDIALDASVGARVATELLPQGELAMAVDGSWLPGGWITGDNAWPEWEDTLGMAAMPTQDGQEPGFTSMSGGWTLAVGAHAGDPQAAFDFIATALNKENSLKYDTENSQIAVRTDVAEDPEYLGFNPSFEFFSSLVDYTHFRPATPDYSQISSNIQVAAESVATGQATAEEAAATYDDGLVSIVGDDATQAAG